In the genome of Raphanus sativus cultivar WK10039 chromosome 9, ASM80110v3, whole genome shotgun sequence, the window ACCTTGACGATGATGGTGATGGTGGTGCTGGAAAAATAGCCACAAATGTGAGACCCGGTTTTTGTTTCTCCAGCTCCTCAATAGGAAACCTACAACACATAACAATGTCATTATATGTGGGaatagcattttaaaaaaaaaaaatcacttactTTGGTTCAAAACTTGCAATCCCATCATCAGACACTAAACCGTGTTTGCTTGATATGTCCTATTGGAGATGAAATTATGAGATAGCAAAATTTACTCTCTTGTCATACGCAAATTCACAGAGCACAACACTTCCTTTGGCAACTTACAATGTACCGAATTGATTTGAAGTCTCCCGCAAGTAGTGAATTCAAAAACAGCAACACTTCTCTCTGTGAATGCCAAGGTAGCTTTTAAGTACACTCAGTCAAGACTGTAACATTTAAGAAAACGTCTTATGGTTTTTATCATTAGTACCTCTTTTAGATGATAGCAGTCGCACAACAATAGAGTCTGGAGTGGACTGTCTCTGCAGCTAACTCCCAAATCCCTACCATCAAACTCTTACAAGATAAGACATATGAAAACAAACACTTCAAATATATTACCAATAACGTAAACTCAAAAACGACACCGAACCTCAAAAAGAACCCACTAATTCCAAAAGTTCCAGACAGATTTATGTACTTAAGTTGACGAAAACCCTGCAAGAGTTTGTTCGGCGTTAGAGGTCATATACATGGGTACTACCAAATgattgaaacaaaaacaaaactacagGAGCCATACCATAATTATAGTTCGGGCCATTGCGTCGATTACCCCAAATTGTAAGAGAGTAAGCGAGCTCAAGTTGGGGCAATTATTCACAAACTCTACCACGGTTGAACATGTTGCAGGGTCTAGACCACCACCAATCACAAAGTAGGATAACTTTGAGCAAACCtcaaataaataagaaaagagtAATAATAGAAAAAGGAAAGCTTCATAATAGTGACAACATTCACCTGCTGCGCCACAGTTCTTTAAGAACAAGTGTTCAATCAAGTGACAATTCCTAGTGATTGGCGCTAAATGCTCTACTGGATTCACCTTATCACCGGAAACACTAGATAATGAAATGAAATTGAAGTCAgtagaatttaaaataaactaggCATAGAAGATGGCAAGTAAAGGAAATGAACAAAAGGGAATGTAACCCAAGAGAAGAACAACTTACAATCCAATAACCTTGAGATCAGTGAGATTAGCACAGACTGACAACGCAGCAGACAAGGTCTTGGCAGGCATGAGCACAAGATTGTAAAGGTGTAGGCTTCTCAAGAGACCCCTAGTGTAATTGGAGAAAGATAGTTAAATCGAGCAGAAaagggtaaaaaaaaaaaaagcatattcAAGCACATACCCAGCAAAACCGTGATTAAAAGAGAGTGGAGCAAGACAAGATCTTGTAAGCACAGATATTGACCGGGAAACACAACCAAGTTTGAGGGATCTGcaaacattaaacaaaaccATAGAGACGAATGACATTGACTACTATATAGACCAACTTAAGATGGAccagaaaaatacaaattaaaaaaaaagaaaaaactcgaCCTGAGTTCTTTACCAGCACGATGGATCATAATACAGACAACACCATTATCAACATTGTTGGCAGCCATAGTGAGGTCGATGTGGGAGTAACAAACACGGTCCATAGCACACTTGTTAAACATCGTGCAGCATACAGAAGCTTGCATTAGAGACTTGGTATCAAGCATCGAAAATACCTAACAAGAATCCACAAATCAATTAAGACCAACAAAAATCCACCAAAtcaattaaaattgaaaaatcgAGAATCAATCAAGACTAACAAATCGAGAATCAATTAAAACCTTGGTGGTTAGTTCAGGGAGGAGAGGCCAGGAGAGAGAGTTATGGAGGGTGGCGCGCTTCCTGATGCAGCGCTTGGCGGAGTTGTGGAGAAGCGACGCAAGCTGGAGAGTGCGATCCAGGAAACGATCGGAGGCGTCAGTGGAAGTCGGGATCTTAACAGCTTTATCGAGGACTCGATCGAAAGAGCAGGAGATGGAGAGTGGCGAGGAGGAGAAGAGAGGCAAGTCCGACAGCAAAAGGAAAGAGGAGATCGTCGTGTCCACGTCGCTTTGGTTGAAACCTGGAGCGATGCGGAGGGTGGCGGAGGAGGAAGGCTCCTGGCAAGGTCGCTTGGGATTTGGAGCGTCCATAACACACGGAATCAGTCAGTCAGTAGTGTGTTACTTTCTCTTTGATAAGGAGAGTGAAATGCGAATCTTCAGTTAGATTCATTAAACCCGTTGATTATTATAATTGAATTTTGGTTAGATTTGGTGACTGGAATTGATTTTGGTTTAGATTAATGGATTTCGTTTAGTTGAAATTGATTTCGGTTAATTTAAACCGGTTAGTCTAAATGGAGCTCAGTCTGATCAGAAGTTGACAGGTCTGAATTAGAGTTGACAATGACTGTTAACTAGACCAGTTAATTTCTGGTGTTGAGTGTTGACTTTAATCAAACCACATGTACCCATTTTTAACCGTGTGAATGCAATTCTAATTCGGTTTTTTCCcctcaaatgttttttttaacacctGAAAACAACTGAAGGTTCAGTAGCACAAAACAGAAATAACAAGAAAATACATTGAAAATCtcaattttaaaagaaagacTAAAGAGCTTAAAACGCACTTTCTTGATTGATGTGGTcgtgatacagcctggaaatcagactataagACTTAATGAACTGATGTTCAACCTGAAaccaaagaagatagatttttatgagtttttatgagtttttatgaaacaaaacagaaacaaatggaaGATGAATGAGATGCTAATGATATGAAGAATAAATCAGAGTAAATAGACAAAATTAAAGGATAGATATGGTGGAATcaagctgctggatgtgtatcacttgGCGGAGGAGGAAGGCTCCTGGCAAGGTCGCTTGGGATTTGGAGCGTCCATAACACACGGAATCAATCAGTAGTGTGTTACTTTACTTTCTTTGATAAAGAGAGTGAAATGCAAGATTTTAGAATCTTCGACACAAGAGAAATTATATAATTGTTCAATTCAAAATCGGTCAACTCGGCTGAGTAAGCTCAGCAAACAGCTCGAAGACTCGATAAACAGGTTGCTCTGACTTGATTCTGATTCAGTTAGATTAAACTCGTCGATATACATTGAAAAGCTCAATCTTAAAGGAAAGACTAAAGAGCTTAAAATGCACTTTCTTGATTGATGCGGTCGAGTAACCAGGACGGGCCTCCAAACGATAGGTATGACTGAAAAAGACCATTGCGAAGGACACTCTTCGCTATCTCCCTTACTACATGATTTGATGTCTTTGATTCAATCTCAAAGCATACAATTGGAAAGGCTGTAGTAAGTTCCAATACTTGCTTGAGAAGCCATCG includes:
- the LOC108827934 gene encoding F-box protein At4g02760 isoform X2 → MDAPNPKRPCQEPSSSATLRIAPGFNQSDVDTTISSFLLLSDLPLFSSSPLSISCSFDRVLDKAVKIPTSTDASDRFLDRTLQLASLLHNSAKRCIRKRATLHNSLSWPLLPELTTKVFSMLDTKSLMQASVCCTMFNKCAMDRVCYSHIDLTMAANNVDNGVVCIMIHRAGKELRSLKLGCVSRSISVLTRSCLAPLSFNHGFAGGLLRSLHLYNLVLMPAKTLSAALSVCANLTDLKVIGFVSGDKVNPVEHLAPITRNCHLIEHLFLKNCGAADPATCSTVVEFVNNCPNLSSLTLLQFGVIDAMARTIIMGFRQLKYINLSGTFGISGFFLRDLGVSCRDSPLQTLLLCDCYHLKEREVLLFLNSLLAGDFKSIRYIDISSKHGLVSDDGIASFEPKFPIEELEKQKPGLTFVAIFPAPPSPSSSSSELYTESTSSSGSSYHSYGEDEEGNDDSG
- the LOC108827934 gene encoding F-box protein At4g02760 isoform X1; the encoded protein is MDAPNPKRPCQEPSSSATLRIAPGFNQSDVDTTISSFLLLSDLPLFSSSPLSISCSFDRVLDKAVKIPTSTDASDRFLDRTLQLASLLHNSAKRCIRKRATLHNSLSWPLLPELTTKVFSMLDTKSLMQASVCCTMFNKCAMDRVCYSHIDLTMAANNVDNGVVCIMIHRAGKELRSLKLGCVSRSISVLTRSCLAPLSFNHGFAGGLLRSLHLYNLVLMPAKTLSAALSVCANLTDLKVIGFVSGDKVNPVEHLAPITRNCHLIEHLFLKNCGAADPATCSTVVEFVNNCPNLSSLTLLQFGVIDAMARTIIMGFRQLKYINLSGTFGISGFFLRDLGVSCRDSPLQTLLLCDCYHLKEREVLLFLNSLLAGDFKSIRYIDISSKHGLVSDDGIASFEPKFPIEELEKQKPGLTFVAIFPAPPSPSSSSSELYTESTSSSGSSYHSYGEDEEGNDDSG